One region of Drosophila kikkawai strain 14028-0561.14 chromosome 2R, DkikHiC1v2, whole genome shotgun sequence genomic DNA includes:
- the LOC121503177 gene encoding uncharacterized protein: protein MAERMRRRFKLSELTDEQLLDLFNDVETDEELLNNSSDDDEDSLDLVESLNTALEDAETISFIDNTADNVKDNVQELEITKNPAKRPRSPLPIKEYSVCTSEPFSGGFNCADVESINKVPTKVTWRQQSIQLHVNDIAFRGDSSLPDCIKELKHRCRFSVTSSIQRL from the exons ATGGCAGAGCGAATGCGTAGACGTTTTAAATTGTCCGAGTTGACCGATGAACAATTGCTTGACTTGTTCAATGATGTTGAGACGGACGAGGAACTCTTGAATAACTCCAGTGATGACGATGAAGACAGCTTGGATTTGGTAGAATCACTTAACACGGCATTGGAGGACGCCGAAACTATTTCATTTATCGACAATACCGCTGATAATGTCAAAGATAATGTACAGGAGCTGGAAATTACCAAAAATCCTGCAAAGAGACCTCGTTCACCACTGCCGATAAAGGAATATTCAGTGTGTACATCTGAGCCTTTTTCTGGTGGTTTCAATTGTGCCG ATGTTGAATCAATAAACAAGGTGCCGACAAAGGTAACATGGCGGCAGCAATCGATACAGTTGCATGTAAACGATATAGCTTTTCGGGGAGATTCTTCACTCCCAGATTGTATAAAGGAACTTAAACACCGATGCAGATTTTCTGTTACTTCTTCGATTCAGAGATTATGA